The sequence ACTGGTCAAAGTTTATTgagaaagaaatttcaaaaaaaaaaacgtacgcAAGACCGTGCATGTTGCGAACTGAGCTACGACGGTGCTGGAGCACTTCTCGTTTTGGATGAGATTGCGTGAATAGTTGAATGGGTGCCGTACCAAGGGTTTTTTGATTTGCTTCATATGCATTCGTCATGACTCTGTCGAAACTCGGTGGTGGAGAATTCCCAGGATAGACCTGAAAATATGTATGGGCATTTGTGTGATATTAGGAAAAACGTACGGCTGGGTGATATACGTTAATGGCATCATGTGCTGATTTGCCTCGTGACTTGTAACCAAACACTAGGTCTATCCAATGATGAAGCATTGACTGAACAATTTCGgattctgaagaaaaattttttgatacaacCGGCTGGAAATACGAATATTACCTAAAGCGTGTCTATGTAAGtatatgaaattttcatgTACAGCTTTCTCATCCATATAACACCACTGTGGAACATCTACATCATTCACAGTTTCACCATTTTGCTTTTCGCCGAACTGATTTCCATTGTCATTTCTCAATACTTCCACTGTTGTGAACAACTCAGGAACAAGTTCCTTATAGTCATTGcttgattcaatttttcctaagcCCAGTCCAGACTCTATATTATGAAAAAGACGGTCTGGAAAATCAAATCGCCCATCCTGAAGTTCAATGGCCTCTTCTCCAAATGGTAACAATCGGAtattgaaaaaggaaacaacACCACGATTGGAGCACATCGAACCAAAGTGATATGGCGTAAGATGGCtgatttcttcattttcctgTAGACTGGTTTTTTGAAAGGATTTTGGATGGGTGCTTACCTTCAACTCATTATAGTGCTCTTTGTGTTTCTCAACTGAAACAGGATCTTGAGCAGCCACAGGTCTGTctagttttctaaaacattattttcgataatgaaaaaaaaacatggaaatttaCCTGTATATTGTCTTATCTTGAAGATCAACTGATTTGTCACCAAATTTGGCTAGAATCCTCGGGAAAATTGGAGAGCTACTACTGTCGTGAATTGTGCGACCGGCAAAAAGATTTAGCATAGTTAAATACTCAAAGTTAGACATTTTTCCTTCCTCCCAACGTTTGGTGTAAGCCAGAAGTTGATGTTCGGTGGCAATAAGTTTTGTAGCGTATTGGCTGacaagtttggaaaatctctgaaaaaccGAAGTATGATAAATTCAGCGAATAAAAATCACTGAGAACATTTGAGTAACTTAATGAGAAAGTTTTAATTAATGAAGTATTAATTCAAAACCAGGTCTCAACATTCCGCCTAAGATTTTATTGTTTCAGTATTCACATACCtgttgtgaaaaaatgagtaaagTTTCGTGATTgctcatcaaaatttcaaacgaaaCTTCTAAAGCATCCCAAGGTCGCATCGGTCTACGAAAGATCATTGAcatattttcgaataaaaacgttttctcAACAATGTGTGAGCCATGTGGCAAAGCTGTAATTCCAGTACGATGAACGTGGAAAACTGGATTGGTTTGAATTCCATTCATTATAAGTATTCCATGTAAGCAAGCGTTTCGCAGTGTTGCAAATATACTTGGTTTCCGTATAAGTGAGAAGTTGAGTGCATCAAACATCTCGGagaaaatactaattttcttAGTGTGTTCGTGCATCACAAACATGTCTTTTGTTCGAACATCCGTCAGATCAGTAACCATTCGTTCTCCTCTTGGTCCCAATGTTGAAGTGATTTTTCTTGGGTGATAGTTATTTTTAACAGCTGCCAATCGAGAAAATACACGCTAaaagttcagaattttaaattaatctgaaattaaactcCACCTCATTTTCTTCAATCTTTCCCATGAGATCACAAATTTCATTGATCCGTTTCATATTTCTCGGAGCCGCTaaagatttttgcaatttctccagtgaaaaattgatttctgaCACGTCACAGTATGGTTGAGGAGTTCTTCCTTTCAagttaattttggaaatcacTTCGTTTCTTTGGTCCAACCAGTATCTTGAAGCAATTTCACTTtcaactgtaattttttgaatcagatCTGGTGTTCGAGGCTGCGGATAGTCGTCAAGTTTTCCtggaatgtttgaaaattattattgagaAAACACAACTTCAGGTGTAGAGAACCTCGTGATCGATTTCCATTTGGACAATTAAGAAATAAAACCGCAAGCTTAAACAGATTCGAGTTGTTATCTTCCCTTTGGGTAATGTTTTCCATGGCCAATCTTATCATCTGATCAATATccttaaatttaatttattttaaattgaatttcactTAAATTTGATGACAAGGATATCTGTTAGTTGCTCACCATAACATTTCCAAACACTGTAGCAATTTTAGTATATGAACGAATGATTTTGTGTAAAAGAACTTCCATTCTGGATGATTTCTGCCTACTGAATACTTTATCTAAAATACAATATGTTTtccttcatcatttttttccttttcgaaCTTACTATAAGGAGTAATGTATTGATGTATATCCGTAAGAACAAAAGTGACGCAATTTGCAAATACATTTGATACAAACATCATATCTGCTGCTACCCAAATACAGTTTGGCCACGCTTCATCCAATGTCCACTTGGAAAGTTCTTCAAAGAATATTCTATACAGACTATCCTCCTCGTCACAATCGACCCGGTTtgtaatcttgaaaaaatattggcacAACGACAACACATCTTTGATACGGTGGCGCATTTCCTCTGCAGTTAATGGGGATTCTTTATGCTTTTTATAGGGGCACTTCAAGATGTTATTGTTCGGTCCCATAACACTTTCCTTGACTTTTTGCGCAAAGCCATCCCAGAATTTTGTAGGTTTTACTGGAGCCGCATCAATCTCCTCGGGTTCCTCGTCATATCCAAGCATGTGTAGAGATGAGTTACTTGCTGACCTGTGCTTGTTCGAATCAGCCAAAGCAATGTCAAGAAGAAACTTGAACAATTGAAGTAGTAATACACACAGTGCCCAATAAACATTGTCTCGAATAAGCCGTTGAGACTCATTTTCAGGTTGATCCAatagttttccattttcttgtGTGTATAAGAGTAAAATGTGAGAGATGAGTCGAGAGGCTCCTTCAAATACAGATTGCCTTCCATTAACACCAATCCGAATGATGCTAATGGCAAATGCAAACCAAGGATCCAAAAGAGCTTTCAGTTTTTCGTttcgaattctgaaattaaagaaaaatgtttagtgATCTATTCTGTAATAATATTTCACTGCCAAGAAAATCAAGTAGCGtcgttattttcttttttataggCGTAGCTGcagattaaaattgttttcctttAAAATAATGAACTGACACAACAACTCTGTACACcaggaaaaaatttgtttgttgcTGTTTTACCTGAAATCTCCAAGCTTCGAAAGTTTGGCCAAAATTGCAACCATATGTTCGTCAATACCAGCTGCGGTCATTGCTTGAGTAAGCTGATTGTTAAAAGTGTACACCTATAAATAAACGGGGCTTCATGATTTCAAACATTCACCTTACTTTGTTCAGAGATGTGCAAACTACTGTAAACACGGAAATCTCCACATCATCCGCTGATTCttcaaatattgataaaaGTGGATATACCGCATGACAGGACACCGTATTTGGAGTGAATGTTTCTAGATGTGCATTATCAAGACCAGCGGAAACATCAACTTGCTCTCGGagcaaaatagaaaaaagtgcGTTGACCGATTGCATAGTCAAAGGTTTTGAATGAAGCTGGCGTGCCAGAATTGGAAGTAGATTTAATTGGACGATTTTTGTTATCTTGTCCGAGTAAATGTTATGGTTCTATAAACTTTTGGCATGATTGAAAACTGGAACACTTCACTTACAATAATAGCTTCATACATCTCTATGAGGGCGCCAACAACTTTTCCGTTATTGTTAACTTCAATTAAGTAGCATATTTTCTCTGCAgtaattgaatcaaaatttgcGTACTGGGTGTCTGGGCATAATACGTAAGCTTGGTGGATAATTTGCAGGAGacctaaatttttattatctttcagaattctcaaaaaattcaaaaccttTCATCATATAATTTCGATTCTTGGTCATCATCCTGAGCATCCGTTCGGTTGGTTGTTCAATTGGTGTTAAAACTCGGAAAAGCTCATCATCTTCAACATTCCCAAGTGGAAGATCCCACTGGAGCAATTCTCGATTGATGCGTCTTCTAGTcacttcctcttcttcttcagaGTCATCCCCATTTAAGCGTAAAATCGGCTGCCGAGACAGTTCTCTTTCCAAAGCTAAAAGTTTTACATGCTTTTGTGCAAGGATTCAAACTACTGACCATATTCTTCAACCCAGCGGAAATTTTCACCTAACGgataaattttctcaaaatcaaacATATCCATCATAAATGTGACCAGTTGAGCAGTTCGTACTGCATGAGGCTCTCGACAccattctttgaaaatttcaactgttaTAGTAACGATGTCGTGGACTTCATCACTTCCTTTGTcgtttctgattatttttgcGACAATCTGTAATATGAAATATCaagaaaagtgcaaaaagaaaaaactagacTAGTTGTCTATGTAATAGCTGATATCCTTATAATGGTATTTTAATTACGATCAGTATTTACTAACCTGTAATATAAGCGGCAAGAATTTATCCAAGTTCGGACCCGGGTTTGATGATTTAAATCTAATGAGCAATCGATAGAACATTGTGAGATCTTTTTCCCATAGGGAAGACTCTGAGAGCAATTCAGTAAGCAGGGATGCTTCTTTGATTTCATGGTTTGTTATCATACATTTAtcaaacaatttctgaaattaatagaAATTAAACCTTCTTCAAAATCGCAATATACCTTTACAATACTTTCTGGAACTTTTACTTTTGTGTGGCGGAATAGTAGTGATACCATTTGATGTGCTTCTGATGTCGAgaatttttccctttttagACATGGCGAGTTTAGATATGCTAAAATCAAGTTCCAATGTGTGACTGTTCCTACTGGACAATccgcatttttttcaagtaacaGTTTTGTAAAGTTATGGAATATGAATCCAAATCCCCCTGCAGCTCTCAATTGTTCAACTGTACTCGTAAATCCTGCTTCTTCACTTTTAACGGACAACTGTTGATTATGGCGAATGGGGATTACTGAATGGAACATTTGGCCAATGTTGAGTTTTCGCCCTTTTGTGGATAATACAAACTTTCGTGTTTTCTCGAGATTTTTAGAACTGATTCCCAATTCATGAACATCATACAAAGATTGACGATCACCTGTAATTACATAAATATTCACGCTAGATATAACTTTGAACATTAAAGTGTACTTTGCTATTTCCTGAACAATAAAgtaactttttaaagtttcgGTATTCTTACCTTGAAATACAATTGGAATTGTATGATGTAGAGAATTAATCGAAATCTTAATTTCATCAATTGAATGCGAATTTCTCCGATTTACAAGTCGGTGCGTTTTCCGGGAAGTCTAGAAagcatttattgaaaatgttggaatgTTTCATGAACTCACGTAAATAGATATTTCTTCTCCATTTTGACTTACTTGCATCATGAATTTATGAACTCTATAGGTTGGTTCCAAGTAACTAATGACTTTATctctaaaaaacaaatgttagttttcaaaacgttCAACCTTAATATCTACCCATTGTTAGTTGTATATAAACAAATTAGCCTGTTTGCTTCACAAAAACAGTTCATGTCGAGAACGAGATTACCAATTGTTATTGACACCATTTCAGATTCTTCGCcagtttttctcattttgaattgaaagtAAACATTTATGTTTAATTTAGGACTTTCAGCCACGTGTGTTCTGAAATGCTTACATTTATAGAATGTATAAAGTTAGGAGAGacgcgaaaaatgaaaaaggaatGGGTTCACTTGGGTTCAAGAATGGGACCGAATTGATCAAATAtaataagaaaattgtttaaaaattttttgaaattttttccatgtacagacaaaaataatcaaatataGCGCTTGCCATACGcagaacaaaaaaacagaaatagaacaaaaaattctcagtaataattttttggatcgaagatttccgaaaaattgttgactggaaattttagaacttttcaaaagttttgctaGAATAATTGGTCACTTTAGCACCCaacaatggttttttttcaatttcccacTGTACATACTTCACCTTAAAACGAACTGAAAAACCTACATGTACTCCATATCTTCATGTTGAACTGGATAAGTCCAGGACAAACTTAAAAGACTGCGTAGGTATAACGTGTAATCATGTTGTACTTGACTTGAGttgtagtttttcaaaactctgtTTGCAAGATGTGCCATTAACCAACCGGATTCTGTGATATTATTCAGACGTTCAACCAAGTAGAAGGATATTATAGAATCTGACCATTGAAGAACTGCAGTGTTCTGTAAAATAACTATTTCGTGTAGCTATATTTAAAAGTAGTTTgtgaatgaaaagaaaatgtgttCTTACTTGGTCAAGAAGGCCCTGAATATCCTTCTTGCCAAAGTTTGCTACGAGAGCAtctcttttttgttctttaATTGAAAGCAGAAAAAGTAGTGGTGTCTTATCCCGGATTGTTTCCAAAAGTTCTCCATTAGGCAACGGAAAGTTAGTCGAATTTgtcaaaactctgaaaaagaaacatatttCTAGTTATTTTATTCACAGCTTACTGTTTATATAAAAGattcaaatacatttttgtattcttCTCGCCTTCTCCAGACGTTGTGTTGTTTTCCAGTATTCGGCTTACGGATTCGAACCACATTTTCGAAGGAGCATAGGCATGCATTTGGTCACAAAATGTTAGGATTGATAGGCAAGTCAAGTGACATTGAATAAAATGGTCTTGAATGCAATTCAAATTATTCCAATCTGTTTGAAAATGGGAATCAAGCATGTCCAGCTCATGATATGTATAGTCGATCATTTGACACTCAATACTATCCAATAGGCTTTTAATTCCACCAATCAAAACATCTTTTTTATGATaacattttctcaataaatcttctgtaatatatttaattatagtgtaaaatatttgtgaaataATAAGTACCTGAAGACTGAGACCTCAGAACTTTTGCAatcaacattaaaaaatgatttaacgCGTGATAGTtgttaagtttttgaaatacaaaaacaattttctcagcCATATAatttctctggaaattttaagtaaCAAGACTACTGTAAAAGAATAACTCACGAGTTCCAAGTTTCTTTGAAGGCAAGCATTTTGGAAACATGCACTTAGAATTTCGTATGgcattgttgaatttttgagctcaGGATTGTCAATCAAAAGTTCCAAAGTTTGTTTGAAACAAGCCTCAGCTTCATGTGGTGAAAGATTCACGAAGCGATTGAAAGTCTGAGATTGTAGGAACGACACAAGTTTCAGTCCTTCATTACACATCTCTTTAGAGAAAATATTTCGGTTGTTtcgtttttgaattatttctgCTAATGCTGAATAAAACGCATAACACGGGTGATCCACCAAATGTTGCTTCGACAAATAAGTCAACCTTTTCAGCCTTGACATAACAGAATGTTCCATGTCTGCAATTACTGCTCTTAACATTATTCGGTCCGTTACGTTGATATTCTTTGTCTGAGCACAGGCAGTAATATCATCCCACATAGACTCAAATTGCTCCACGGATAGCAAAGGAATTAGTTCATCAGTggtagatttttcagaataatcaaAGATTCTAGTGGATGAagggaaattgtgaaaatcggAATATTTTAGGATCAGCTTGGTCTGAGAAAAAGTAAATTATTTTAGATATCAAGCATGCATCTCGTATACTCACCACATCTTTTGAGTCATTCCCTATAAAACGATGCAATGCAAAAGTCTTGGAAGTTAACCCATTTTGCGCCATTCTTTGTTGCCTCAGCATATTGTTCACTAGTTCACTATCCATACTAGCTGTAGTAGacaaaagaaattgaattatCATTTCGTGGTAAAACTTTCGATTGTGAAGTCCGGTGACGTTTGTTGGATATTTACACCAAAATTGGATCATGAAACTGATAATTCTACTTGATTGAATTCTTAATAATGGTTTGAATATACTCCagtcaattttctgaaaacaaaaatatgttacTGGCATAAACTGGCTAGAACGTTACATCATCCTCCAACGCCAACTTTGACAACAGCATCCAGTAACATTGTAAAAGAAGCTCCGCAGAATGTACACATTCTTTCCTAACATCACTCTTTTCCAAGTTGTTGAAACCATTCTAAAATGTGTGCAGTTTTAATTAAATGTATCATTTGCAAAATATGTTACTTACGTTGAAATCGTCAATCAACATACCGAAGCCAACTTTACATTCATCTAACACTAACCGATGATGATAGTTGGACTTTGAAGAGATTGTGGTTTTTAATAAACGAAGTAGTAGAATCTGAAAGTACAAATACGGAAATTAGGATGTTGTGTAagatttataaattaaataaacgtTGTTTTATAAACTGGATAGGTCCAGGGACCAATATCCCTAATTCCAATATcgata comes from Caenorhabditis elegans chromosome X and encodes:
- the lyst-1 gene encoding BEACH domain-containing protein (Confirmed by transcript evidence), with the translated sequence MEKIRSPSLIEDLLPEDELNHEVFFFEPFKSQTINEALQFLSSTCKDVHKKEIFQYNMTELFKKSYEALGSSPNRTPKLNYALLERITLEIFNDTEKRSYSSLKTRFTEISITDKFRKNNVRWSEEDSQNLPDIKYVERWFKEYPHMAERELIEMMPAKCYVLIHIASHVLKENELKQILETVSSSPISFSTTSKTIRHIFLHYEILLLRLLKTTISSKSNYHHRLVLDECKVGFGMLIDDFNNGFNNLEKSDVRKECVHSAELLLQCYWMLLSKLALEDDKIDWSIFKPLLRIQSSRIISFMIQFWCKYPTNVTGLHNRKFYHEMIIQFLLSTTASMDSELVNNMLRQQRMAQNGLTSKTFALHRFIGNDSKDVTKLILKYSDFHNFPSSTRIFDYSEKSTTDELIPLLSVEQFESMWDDITACAQTKNINVTDRIMLRAVIADMEHSVMSRLKRLTYLSKQHLVDHPCYAFYSALAEIIQKRNNRNIFSKEMCNEGLKLVSFLQSQTFNRFVNLSPHEAEACFKQTLELLIDNPELKNSTMPYEILSACFQNACLQRNLELRNYMAEKIVFVFQKLNNYHALNHFLMLIAKVLRSQSSEDLLRKCYHKKDVLIGGIKSLLDSIECQMIDYTYHELDMLDSHFQTDWNNLNCIQDHFIQCHLTCLSILTFCDQMHAYAPSKMWFESVSRILENNTTSGEGEKNTKMYLNLLYKQVLTNSTNFPLPNGELLETIRDKTPLLFLLSIKEQKRDALVANFGKKDIQGLLDQNTAVLQWSDSIISFYLVERLNNITESGWLMAHLANRVLKNYNSSQVQHDYTLYLRSLLSLSWTYPVQHEDMEYITHVAESPKLNINVYFQFKMRKTGEESEMVSITIGNLVLDMNCFCEANRLICLYTTNNGDKVISYLEPTYRVHKFMMQVSQNGEEISIYTSRKTHRLVNRRNSHSIDEIKISINSLHHTIPIVFQGDRQSLYDVHELGISSKNLEKTRKFVLSTKGRKLNIGQMFHSVIPIRHNQQLSVKSEEAGFTSTVEQLRAAGGFGFIFHNFTKLLLEKNADCPVGTVTHWNLILAYLNSPCLKREKFSTSEAHQMVSLLFRHTKVKVPESIVKKLFDKCMITNHEIKEASLLTELLSESSLWEKDLTMFYRLLIRFKSSNPGPNLDKFLPLILQIVAKIIRNDKGSDEVHDIVTITVEIFKEWCREPHAVRTAQLVTFMMDMFDFEKIYPLGENFRWVEEYALERELSRQPILRLNGDDSEEEEEVTRRRINRELLQWDLPLGNVEDDELFRVLTPIEQPTERMLRMMTKNRNYMMKGLLQIIHQAYVLCPDTQYANFDSITAEKICYLIEVNNNGKVVGALIEMYEAIINHNIYSDKITKIVQLNLLPILARQLHSKPLTMQSVNALFSILLREQVDVSAGLDNAHLETFTPNTVSCHAVYPLLSIFEESADDVEISVFTVVCTSLNKVYTFNNQLTQAMTAAGIDEHMVAILAKLSKLGDFRIRNEKLKALLDPWFAFAISIIRIGVNGRQSVFEGASRLISHILLLYTQENGKLLDQPENESQRLIRDNVYWALCVLLLQLFKFLLDIALADSNKHRSASNSSLHMLGYDEEPEEIDAAPVKPTKFWDGFAQKVKESVMGPNNNILKCPYKKHKESPLTAEEMRHRIKDVLSLCQYFFKITNRVDCDEEDSLYRIFFEELSKWTLDEAWPNCIWVAADMMFVSNVFANCVTFVLTDIHQYITPYNKVFSRQKSSRMEVLLHKIIRSYTKIATVFGNVMDIDQMIRLAMENITQREDNNSNLFKLAVLFLNCPNGNRSRGKLDDYPQPRTPDLIQKITVESEIASRYWLDQRNEVISKINLKGRTPQPYCDVSEINFSLEKLQKSLAAPRNMKRINEICDLMGKIEENERVFSRLAAVKNNYHPRKITSTLGPRGERMVTDLTDVRTKDMFVMHEHTKKISIFSEMFDALNFSLIRKPSIFATLRNACLHGILIMNGIQTNPVFHVHRTGITALPHGSHIVEKTFLFENMSMIFRRPMRPWDALEVSFEILMSNHETLLIFSQQRFSKLVSQYATKLIATEHQLLAYTKRWEEGKMSNFEYLTMLNLFAGRTIHDSSSSPIFPRILAKFGDKSVDLQDKTIYRKLDRPVAAQDPVSVEKHKEHYNELKENEEISHLTPYHFGSMCSNRGVVSFFNIRLLPFGEEAIELQDGRFDFPDRLFHNIESGLGLGKIESSNDYKELVPELFTTVEVLRNDNGNQFGEKQNGETVNDVDVPQWCYMDEKAVHENFIYLHRHALESEIVQSMLHHWIDLVFGYKSRGKSAHDAINVYHPAVYPGNSPPPSFDRVMTNAYEANQKTLGTAPIQLFTQSHPKREVLQHRRSSVRNMHGLAFGKELTIGQYDVGEYTMDTQTTQRVWRRMKNLKSKIFNKANASDQENFHLFQKNRDKREKDPSDISFKIKEDQLILSDGNSEISKGHAQKIEAVSVDDNYVACMLLRGPIEIYKMAYRQYSKSRIAVDRVLRSDNKELVIEYCGTLPVQEGHYTDVEVCTSFSTIFTIHKNENKSIISVWNLHTHHIRGCCTIEGVVESCGVLKNLGELIVTEKWNGNQIRFIKGWRIKKRETKKNKYVGKFAREHSEQIMAKISINAKPFISKYIGKNQFVHSGVISMPPEPGMGIQTLAMIRSDHAIVLFETMNLTEMRVLEVENRMDYSLRELRFQEDNSLIAIFKETRSLQKRNKELYKNLGCTPPTKTWRFKIRT